The Ahaetulla prasina isolate Xishuangbanna chromosome 7, ASM2864084v1, whole genome shotgun sequence genome segment GTGActgtgccctattttatgaccttttgggttctgttgttaagtgaatgttgcagttgttaaatgagcacCATGATCATTAAGTGAGGTCATTGTAATCAATGgacattttttgccagaaaccagaagtaaatgccagctTCATGAAAAAAATCCCCATAAATCATAGTCTTACAACTGTGGGATGTGTAATTGACCATAACTGTGGACCAGTTGCCAGGTGCCCAAAATactatcacatgactgcaggcagGTCCATTTCAAAACTcgtaagtagctctggggaggtcgAATAGTTGCTgagtgaccagtcataagtcaaggccaCCTGTATTTTACAATGCTACTGGCAGTCGCTTATAGAAAGAATATTAGCTTAACTGTTCCTATTAGCCATCGCTACAACTGAGGCAGAGGTCTTTTTACTCTTGCATAACCGCAAACCACAAAAGTTGGATTCCTGAATATTGTCTTTTTATCACTTTGATCAATCTTCAAGGCTGACCATGTATAGTCCGCAGCAATGCAGGTCAATTTTGGGGAAGAGGTAATGTtggatatttattacatttattgaaaaattgcctctgaaagccttatttaaaaatctacttCAAAAATACCATGTATTTGAACTATGTTGACTGGAAATCATGAAGAAAGTTCAACAGGTTCCAGGTTAAGAAATGCTAAAGTTACACTACTGTTTTAATTAGAATAAGGCAGTTTCATATGTTTTTAGGTTACATGAAACAAAGAGAGATAATGCAATTTTAAGAACTATAATCAAGAACTTGATAACCATGGGATAGACCAGCACTTGGCCAGTAATTTATAAAATGTGCCAAGTATCACCTTTCTTCAGTGATCATACAATTTTTGAAATTATCAACCAGAGCAAATCAACTTGCTTGACAGTTTACAATCTATAAATGAATTATAGTTAAATAAGTCTTTTCTGGATGTTAAAACCCTCATTAATGAAATATTTCCACTTCTTGGTTTAATGAACACATCCCTTCTGAAATAGTTAATATCTTGAatgcagtcttggaagggtttatGCTCACAAATGCTCACAATGCAGAAAACCACTTTCCTATATTTGTGCCATAGTAGTGCCTAATAAGGAGATACATTTTCAGTGAGATAATTTACAGCCATGGTTGAAATGCAGGTATTCAACATTCACTAAAAGAACTTCTCAATAATTCCTTCTGACAATATTGTCATTGTTGTGCATCTTGCAACAAACAACACGCATACACTTCCTGTATTTTTCACATACATACAGGCTGAAAAGTTGGAGGCCCACAGTTAACAAAATCATGCCACAATCAGTTTACCTTGTGGATTATGGCAAGATGTCTCTTTACTCCGGAAACATATGTGAATATGGGAACAATGGTGTCATTCCTTAAGGGGGTGGGGTGTTCTACACATATTAAGTAAATATGTAagtacattaataaataaataaggggtcTTATTTATGACTCCTGTCACGGTTTAATTAAGCTTTCTGGGAAATAGTGGCCCAATATTGCTTAAAAACAATTTCTGCTCCACATGTGTTTTTCTCCTGATGACTGCAGTTGAAATAATGTGCATGTGCAAATAGCCATCATGAATGCCACCCTCAATGATATCTCAAATACAATGTTTCATAAAAGAGCATGTATGCACATTCAGACATCAACCATTGTAAGGAAAAGCAAAAAAGGCACAGGCATGTATGAACTTGCCCTAAGTTAAACCACAGAAACAATAATGTCATAAAGAATTACTTTAAAGCATTTTGCAAATCAAAGCTGCAACATATAAGCAGCTGGTCCTGAAGCAACATATAAGATACTACAGAACTGATCTGAGAACCTCTCCTTAGTGAGAAAAAGAACACCAACCATTCTGctggagaaaaaaatcaatataggaTCACGTCCCATGTTTAGGCCTActgcagatttttattttatttttatttgttgagTCATTTAAATTTTTGAGGTTGGGAAATCCCATCCTTAAAAAAATCTTCCCAAAGGATATGGTTGGGAATTAAGCAATCCTGCCATTCTTTCATATGTCTGGCCAGAGAATGATATGAGACCTGTTCTAAAAATATTCTCATTGTAAGCAGAGGAAGATAAAGATGTCTGttttaaagagaaaaggaaaCCAACCAACCAGTCAGCCAGGAAATAGATGCAACCTCTCTCCCAGGCCCTCCAATATCTCTAGGTcagtgatagtgaaccttttagatagtgagtgcccaaactgcacaaATGCACatacccaaactgaaaggtgtgcatgcacacacaaacaaacatgcgcacacacagacatgcatgcatgtgcagacatGCACAAGCACATGCAaggacatgcacatgcatgcagcagacatgcatgtgcatgcacagcagagacctgaagaccaactggccggtgggaggtggggcatcccaaaaCCAGCAgcgcggcaagaggtaagatcttttccttttgtgagcttctgtttcatcgtttgcagggaaacagaagctcatgaaagaaatgccatggagatctgacctggggcaatggcacgtgtgccggcagagagggctctgtgtgccacctctggcacacctgCAATAGGTTTGCCATCAAGGCTCTAGGTCTTCTTTTTTGGCCTTCCAATCTGCAGCCAGCTGGGTACAGAGTAAATTGGCACCCTGTGATGCTAAATTCCATCTAATTGGCATTCAGTATACATATTAAGCATATCAACTCAGTAGTTTTTATTTGCAGTAAATGTAATGCAATTAGATTGTAAGCCTGCTACCTTTCAAATAAATCACTCTAACATTACTCTTTGTAATATTTGGAATCACAAGAGATGACTGATTATATTTGTCACATTATTTGCAAGGGAAACTATTAACATTTCAGTAGAAATTCTTACCAGATGTGTAGGCAACTGAGCACAGCAAAGAGAATCCCTACAACCAGGGCCAAGGGAATGGCAAGGACAAGTGTCAGGAGCTTATATATCAGGTACTTGCTGAGCTCAAAGAGAGCATGGCTGCAGACCCAGACTTTATCGAACGAGTGAGTGGATGCAGGCTCCGCTATCACGTCCTCAAACCCCAGCTGGAACAGAGGGAAACAAGCATGAGCACCGCAAACATAGTTTCTCTTCTGAAATGCTGAGTGGGGTCTTTCACGGGGAGGAGAAGCACCAGGCAACAGGCAGCAGTAACAACCTGTTGCTTTCGTTACTGTTCTAAAAGAATCTGGCTGATTAGCAAGGAAGGATTTAGAAGTTTGTGGATTCAAAAGCTAGGTAGAACCGACGCCTCAGAAACTACCTCTGACCCTAAATAAATgggctttcttttcccttcctgaagagcaagggagggagggagcgaggaaaCCGGCACCCCAAATGACAGATTACAGGAATTCGCACAGGCTGGAatcgggagggaggggggagatccCACGCGCTAAATTCGCCTTAAATGGCATAAAGAGAAAACGCTGCACTTCCTCAAAGGGGTCTCGAAGTGTGAGGACTGAGGTCCAGCGGGGACGCCAAAGTCTGCGCGGGGATTAGGGCACCCTCACCTTCAGGTGGCTGTTCAACCCGTGCGGGTCCCGGTCCGGCGCTTTCTCCAGATTTTTGTCAGTCTCCGACGGCGCGGGACTACTGCTCCGATTGAAGCCGTCTTCATCCATGAAGATTTTGGTGTCCGCTTTCTCTTTCTCCAGCCCCATGATCGCTCGCTTGGGCAGCCTGGGTCTGGCGGAGCAATTCCCGGGCTTGGCCGGGGAcgccttcccttcccccacctcTCGGTGCCCCTCCTTTGCCCTGGGCTCTTGCACTAGGTTGCTGCTGGGCAGACGAGGCCAAGCCCAGCGCACCCCCCCCTACGAGCGACGCCCTCTCCGTGCGAGTTCTGCTGGCGACGCTGCCGCAAGCAGGAGCGGCAGAGCCTGATGGAAGCGGCAGACTCAACCGCTTGGTAGCCGCGCATGCTCACAAAGGCCGTGTCTAAGTTTTGACAGCTAGTTTCGTAGATTTAACTTTATCCGAAGAGTACTatctttatcccaaaggtgctttttcagggggtagctggactttctggttttgctttgaagacgtttcacttctcatccaattgTTCTCCTATGAGATGGAGATGGTTATGAAGTGGTTCGTAAAAGCTTCATAAACTCATGAAGCAAcatagaacaaacccatcaggacaaaattcagcagtccatttgcatttaaaagactacggccattcttttgaagacagcgaagtccacattttggacagagaggactgctgtttgaaagaggagtcaaagaggtcatctagtcaaaaTTGAAcatccctctctcaacagaggagaaGGGATAGGATATTATCTATCTCCAGCCTACAGCACAATCCTTTCAACAATCCCAAGAAGACTCCACACTCATTCgaaccactcaggtgactctgaagaCAGATAAATTTCCAGGtgacctcaatgactctctaaaataagggtatcaaactcagtttcataaGCATTATGGTTCCTCCCTTAAATGGGGTAAGAGAAAGGGAGTGGaaacaaataagaaatagaatagaatagagtagagtagagtagagtagagtagaatagaatagaatagaatagaatagaatagaatagaatagaatagaatagaatagaatttttattggccaagtgtgattggacacacaaggaatttgtcttggtgcatatgctctcagtgtacataaaagaaaagctgccttcatcaaggtacaacacttacaacactgaattatagtcataggctatgaataagcagtcaggaaacaatatagatataaatcgtaatgatacaagcaacaaagttacagtcatacagtcataagtgaaaggagatgggtgatgggaatgatgagaagattaatagtagtgcagacttagtaactaatttgacagtgttgagggaattgtttgtttagcagagtgatggcgtttgggaagaaactgctcttgtgtctagttgttctgatgtgcagtgctctatagcgtcattttgagggtaggagttgaaacagtttatgtccaggatgtgaggggtctgtaaatattttcacagtcctcttttggacttgtgcattatacaggtcctcaatggaaggcaggttggtagcaattgttttttctgcagttctaattatcctctgaagtctgtgttgttgggttgcagaatcaaaccagacagttatagaggtgcagatgacagatgactaaaaagaaaaggaaaaaatatgtaaaggaaaggaaaggaaaggaaagagaaaagagaaaagcaaaaggacagagttgagaaggagaaaaggaaagatgggttgaaaaaagaaaaaaggaaaggaaagggaaaagaaatggaaagagaaaggaggggaggggacaggaggagaaagagatgagaatgGAATggtggggaaggaggaagggaggaaggagagaagagggaagggaagggagaaaggtgAGAAGAAAGACATTGCAAGAACCTTTGCCTGGGTCTGAAATGGAATGCAAAAACTGGGTGATTTGGAAAACTCTGCATGCGCAGAGTGAACAGACTAATTTAACTACCCTAGGTTTTGCCTTTTTGCCTTCCATCACTTCTTGCAACCATTGGTAACTTTCTCATTGAATTCTCATGATTTTGCTAGACCGGTATTTTGGGCACAGGTGAAGCCAGAAAAAGGAGACACCACAGTGTGATGCAAAATGATTTATTCCTAAAGAAGCATGCAAGAGAGGCCAGATTTCTCTATAGCTGAGTTCAGGCTTCTGGaatttttaaactggaattttttttcttccaatttttctgaaatggagcctCCTAAGCTGCGCAAAACCAAGGAAGGAACTTTACTCCTTGCAAACTCATTTAAAAATGGGCTTAGGCTTTTAAAATCCTGCCCACTGTTTCTTTTAATCAAACTGGCGTCCACAACTATGTAGAAATCTATTAATTGTGATCATGTGTCTTTAGTTCAAAATATTAATTCAAAGGGGTGCTCGTGGCACAGGCTACCCAGACCCCTGGGCAGCAGAGGGCAAATGTCCAGCCAGCCCTCAAGCTCCTGGGGCATGCAGACCCCACAAGCCAGCCCAACCCAGCCCTGCCTCTTTGAGGGGATGTCTGGCCATGCTTACCTCCTTCTTAAGGCTGCTGTGAGGCGTGGTGGGATGAGGCGAGGCGAGGCAAGATGTGGAGTAGCAAGGCTGGACAAGGTGGGGCACAACAAGGCAGGGAGGAGCTGGGCAAGATGAAGCTGAGCAAGGCGTGGTGTGGCAGGGTGAGGTATGGCGTGGCAAGGCTAGGCGTGGCAGAGTGAGGTGAGGCAGAGTGGGGCGAGGCAGGATGTAGTAAGGCTGGATGGGGTGAAGAGTTGCCAGGTGGGGTGTGGTGAGGCCGGGTGTGGTGAGGCGAGGTGGGGCAGGTGAGGCCGGGCAGGGTGAGGCAAGGCTGGGTGGAGCAAAGGAGCTGCAGCTGCTGCCGGGCACCACCAGCCCCCTCCCATGCTTGCTGCTTCCTGGGCATGGGCTGAGGCATGGGACTGAGGCAGTGGGGATCTGCCTTTCagcatttccagggtggccttacaggccaatggtgggattcacttacctttcctactggttcataaatgtgagtgcacctctgcacatgcacacaatcttctgcacatgcgcaatagTTGCACattatgtctgggcaggtgggtggagcctcctgcagtcaccgctaccagttcgcacgatctggagagaaccggctgaatcctaccactgctacAGGCCAGATCTGACCACATCTCAGGGCGGatttggcccgcaggccttgtcacgtttctctaaaagaatgcaaatgaacttccttccttccttccttccttccttccttccttccttccttccttccttccttccttccttccttccttttttattccttcctttcatcctttctttcttttattccaaAACAAGCCCCAGCATAGTGATTACTGATTCCTCAAGGCCGTGCTTTTGCTTCTAGAAGGGCAGTTTCAGTTTTAGCTTCTCCAAACTGGCACTTACAATTTGAAAAATAGATGCATAGAGTTCTAGAGACTCCAGCAAGTCAAATAGGGCTTTGAGGTAATGATCCAGAAGTAAACATTTATGTGATTGAAGGATGAACTAGAAAAAGTGATTGTATTTAGCAAGGTTGAAGGAAATAGGAGAAAGGAAATACAAAGTAGGTGGAATAAAAGAAACATTACTGGAATGTCCATGGAAGAGTTTATGATGAAGATGATCCAGCTTGTGAATATTAAGTCACTGGGACCTAATTCTATGTGAAAGTCATCTTAcgtgattgattatgtgctataAAATCAGTGTTGATTCTAACAACCACATAACCTTCTTAAAGAtgattgtgttgtgtcttgtccgctctcaccacagccggggtctgcttatctgctcccgaacacggaggaatgtatgcctcccggccccagttctggctccatgcccagacaagctgcagaggagggggcacctcccggtcccagccctggctccatgcccaagcaggctgcagaggagggagcatccctggccccagccctggctccatgcccagacaggttgaagaggaagaaatacctccagccccagctctggctccatgcccaggcaaacggagcagctagaccctcccctcctccacagcatgtgagcctgaggaggtctattgtcaacaacagctgattggagtgacctcgcatcagaagacttgataggcggaggcaacagaagggaggggcaggccttaatgagtgctgagtcatggagccacacccatggcctatataaaggatctgctttctggcagtctctgagtcaggcaaagtctaaacatatcttgctgaagtcactttctggtctcctgcctgctctgaggactttgctaggactttgggcagagctgcagaggcaagcctgattcggatttccctgacccggccgtcagcggaggagtgggacacgacagattggTTCCCAATCTGGCACCCATCGCTGTTGTAATTGAGTCCAAACACCTTACTGCTGGTTGTCTTCTGCTTATttccatctttctcagcattagaatagaatagaatagaatttttcattggccaagtgtgattggacacacaaggaatttgtcttggtgcatatgctctcagtgtacataaaagaaaagataaattcgtcaagaatcataagcgaACTGATGAACCAAGCCTCGCGAGGGAATtgcacttcagtcaaaacaaaagcacattccagccatctctATGTCAAGGCCACCTCCACTGAGAACCACAGTGGCCGGAGGGAGAGACttctacaacccatgaaattgcttcACTGGGGAATGTGGCTGATGACCTTGCAGGTAGGAGGGGAGAACAGGGTCAGAGCCAGGATGTCAATTAAGTGATGTCAGAATTagcttcacttggaacatgccaaccaggggtgggttccacttacctttactaccggtttgcaacaagACTGTGTGCGCTCGCTTCGCTCGcgcgtgcttctgcacatgcacagaagcttctgcacatgtgcagatcatccatgaagttgtccaggtgggtgggcggagcctcccgccgcttttactactggtttgtaaGAACCAGACCGaattgggagcaacccaccactgatgctgacATGAAtagctggatttcttttgaagcttggcttgaggctcatgatttaattagggtatcggctggaaccctgacacttgtcTCATTCCTTCATTGATCTGAAACCTGTCTGTTTCACCATGGTCTGTTTGGATTATGGTTTCCTATGCTGTGTATCATGTATCTCCGTAACATGAGGACAATGAGATTTTGGggattacagatagttcttggtttacaaatacagatagttcttggcttacaaccattcatttagtgaatggtttgaaatggcactgaaaaaagtgatttatgaccattttcacatttttgtagcatccctatggtaacatgatcaaaatttgaatgattGACAActagtatttacaatggttgccgtgtcctagggtcatgtgattcccttttgtgacctgacaaagtcaatgtggaagccagatttacttaacaaccgtgttactaacttaactgcagtgattcacataccaactgtggcaagaaaaattataaaatagagtaagactcacttaacaactattttgcttaacaatggaaattttgaacttaattgtggtcataagtgaaggactacctgtagtcaataACACACTTTAATTTCCTTTTGGTATTCTttaactttctgaatcatcctgtgtgtgtgtgcaataatGTCTCAGCTTTTTGCAAgaccatcttcagaatctggcatCTCCTTTTCTATGTAGGACTCTAATCTTCGTTGGCTGAACTGTAAGCATTGTTTATTCTTGTGTGAAATTAAGGGTATTATGCAATACTTTCCATAGTTTGTTAAGTCTTCCTTGGCATTGGTATGTAGACTGACCTCTTCCAATCTGTTGGCCACTGTCTCTTTCTCCAGATTTGCTAGAATAATTGATTACAACCATTACTGATTCTTTtttgttgtcattgttgttgcttgtcatctttgtATAGATATTCTATTAATTTCTGTAGCTTTCTGGTTTGTTAATGACTGGTTTGCTAATCTAAACTTTATCTTCTAATATTAGAGTTCTC includes the following:
- the CAV2 gene encoding caveolin-2 isoform X2, with amino-acid sequence MGLEKEKADTKIFMDEDGFNRSSSPAPSETDKNLEKAPDRDPHGLNSHLKLGFEDVIAEPASTHSFDKVWVCSHALFELSKYLIYKLLTLVLAIPLALVVGILFAVLSCLHIWIERNFLDLPHLYGLLL
- the CAV2 gene encoding caveolin-2 isoform X1, producing MGLEKEKADTKIFMDEDGFNRSSSPAPSETDKNLEKAPDRDPHGLNSHLKLGFEDVIAEPASTHSFDKVWVCSHALFELSKYLIYKLLTLVLAIPLALVVGILFAVLSCLHIWVVMPFIRSILLILPSVEAVWKNLTDVFIAPVCHSMGRCFSAINIRLDQE